One Chiloscyllium plagiosum isolate BGI_BamShark_2017 chromosome 34, ASM401019v2, whole genome shotgun sequence genomic window carries:
- the mrps16 gene encoding 28S ribosomal protein S16, mitochondrial, with protein sequence MVHLSSNLYKYYHRGFVCIRLALGGCTNRPFYRIVAAHNKRARDGKYLEQLGSYDPMPNIFNEKLVSFNFERIKYWLACGAHMTKPVEKLLGLSGFFPLHPMTVTGAERFHKKAALMAQMESKEEPVETTEDEQPSS encoded by the exons ccTCGAATCTTTACAAATATTATCACCGGGGGTTTGTGTGTATACGCCTGGCTTTGGGCGGCTGTACAAATCGACCCTTCTATCGAATTGTTGCAGCGCACAACAAGAGGGCCAGGGATGGCAAATATCTGGAGCAGCTCGGCTCATATGACCCGATGCCAAACATCTTCAATGAGAAATTAGTCAGTTTTAACTTCGAGAGGATCAAGTATTGGCTGGCCTGCGGGGCGCATATGACAAAGCCTGTTGAAAAACTATTAG GTCTATCTGGGTTTTTCCCCCTGCACCCCATGACTGTGACTGGGGCAGAGCGATTTCACAAGAAGGCAGCACTAATGGCTCAAATGGAGTCCAAGGAAGAGCCTGTGGAAACTACAGAGGATGAGCAGCCGAGCAGCTAA